In the Arachis ipaensis cultivar K30076 chromosome B04, Araip1.1, whole genome shotgun sequence genome, taaaattggtaaaaaaaataaatattgaatgTCAATGGCTGTCAATGTAACAtagaaactaaaaattattaCTTATTATAAACGTGATTTTGTTAAATCACTTCTGCATTTACACAGAGAAAAATTAGCCAAATCAAAAATTGAAGTGTATCATGTTTACCCAAGATCGAAAATTTAGATTGAAAGCAAAATTATATTTCTCGTTGTCAAAACAAAACTGGTAAATAAACACTAGTAAAAGtcctaaaacaaactaaaatccATTATCACTTAAACGCCAACTACTTCAGCCCCAGCCTCAGCCATTGGTTCATCAACAGGTCTGTCCACAGTGTAACCAATATCTTCAGCATAGTCACCACCGTGAACCTGCAACATACAATCAGTTTACTGATCAGGTTTAAAACTCACCTATGTGAAAAAATATGACATCCTCAAAAGGAACATACCTCCATCAATTTCCCCAGATCAAATTTTGGGGCTTTCAGGATCTTAACTTTCCTGATAAACCCATTTTGAAGAGGGTAAATGTTAGAAGTAGCCTTCTCGATCTCTTTCCCAATCATTTCGGGGATAAACTTCCGGACCAACTCCTTGAGATCACAGGATGTTGCCTGCTTGGTCATGATCTCCCTCATCTTCCTGCGAATCTGAGGAGACAAATAAGGGCACACAACATTAGTAATATGCAAACCTGTGTTCATAtgtagaggaatgctagggggccagcaacttttgtgatttgtagccatcaaatagccatcaatgatggttttaatggtgtgagatttcatccaatggctcactcttctttgctggttacatactggccagagtttaacaaagttgctggcccctaaacTTTTCCTAATTGAAATACTATGTCCCAACAAATTATTACTAAAAAAAACTGTCTAGTACACACCCGTTAAACTCCTATTAATATTATCTTCAATCTTCAATAACTCATAAAAAGGATGTAATGATATAGAAAAAACATTTCGAATTAAAACAGAATAAACATAGCTTAATGCCATATTAGTTAACACACCTGCTGAATCTGGCTTGATTTAGCATAGGAGGTTCTTTTCATTTGGTTATACCGTCTTTTGGTAAACCCAATATAGAACATCCTCAACATATAATTATCCGTGGTCTTCACGTCCACGTAAGTTTCAATCAAAGTTTGCCATTTTTTGACAAGTGACCTCAGCTTGTCAGTAGTAAAATCCATTCCCTGCAGATTAAAGGAGAAGTTTCAATCAGCTTACAACCATACAAGATAATAAATAGGTTAAAGGAGGCTAAGCAATATAACATACCCAGAAATTTGTGAGCACATTCCTTCCTTGTACATCTTCTGCTCTCAGTCTAATCTTCCTGAAGGCGTGGTCCTCATCCCCTTGAAGATCAGCAAGTGAGACCTCAAACACTCTATGTTTGAGTCCTTCAGAAGCAATCTATCATCCACACAAACCATTAAAATATCAACAACATAAATACTAATAAATATCACAAGCAGTGTAATGCTACAGTATATTAGTAGTTAGTACATAAAACAATGGATCcaactatccaattgaacaaTCATTCAACAATAGAGAAAAAAATGAAACATGTCTAAACTACTAAATTTCATGAATCAATGAATATAAAGAGGATTACAAAttaaatctaaaattaaaataaataaaagaaaagagaa is a window encoding:
- the LOC107638621 gene encoding 40S ribosomal protein S3a-2, with amino-acid sequence MAVGKNKRISKGKKGGKKKAADPFAKKDWYDIKAPSVFQVNNVGKTLVTRTQGKKIASEGLKHRVFEVSLADLQGDEDHAFRKIRLRAEDVQGRNVLTNFWGMDFTTDKLRSLVKKWQTLIETYVDVKTTDNYMLRMFYIGFTKRRYNQMKRTSYAKSSQIQQIRRKMREIMTKQATSCDLKELVRKFIPEMIGKEIEKATSNIYPLQNGFIRKVKILKAPKFDLGKLMEVHGGDYAEDIGYTVDRPVDEPMAEAGAEVVGV